The window ACTTTGAGCAAGGTCAATCCAGAAAGTCCCGCCATCTTGAAATAGAGGAGGTCTGCAGGGAGCACAACATACCCCTTATACTCTCTGAAAAGCCGATGGACATCCTGGAGCGCCTTCAAGATTACAATGCTGCAGCGGGTGTATTGATTGCCTACGGCAAGATAGTGCCCCAGAAGCTAATAGATATATTTCCCCGTGGCATCATCAACATACACCCGTCTCTCCTGCCCTTACACCGGGGGCCGACTCCTCTTGAAAGCGTCATACTGGATGGCAGCGCCAAAACAGGTGTCTCTGTCATGAAGCTCGTAAGGGCAATGGACGCTGGGCCGATTTACGCCCAGTCAGAGGTAGAGCTCGTAGGAAACGAAACCAAGCAAGAACTCGCGGATACATTGCTATCCGTAGGCCTATCGATGCTCCTCGAGGTGCTACCCGGCATACTTGACGGGAGCATAATTGCCCTACCCCAAGACGAAGAGAGCGCAACATACGACAGTTTGATATCAAAAGACCACGGCGCTATCGACTGGAACAAGCCGGCAGCAAACCTAGAGCGAGAGATTCGCGCATACGCTGAGTGGCCACGTAGCCGCACCACATTAGCGAACAAAGACGTCATAGTCACCAAAGCTCATGCGACTGCGAGCAGTCTACCCCAAAGCCAGCCCGCTGACATTGCTACTGTTGACGGAGATATTGCAATAGCCACCTCTGATGGCATACTGCATATTGAACGGCTACAACCAGCCGGCAAATCTGAAATGACTGCCCAGGCCTTTCTAGCTGGCCACAAACACTTATTATAGTGAGCTAAGCTGCGGCGGGTGGCTGCTGGGGTGGAAGTTGTTGCTGAGCCTGAACACTCGCTGCAACAATCTGAGGCGCCGCTTGCCTGATCTCTTCCTTAAGTGCGGCAAGTTCATCTGCAACTACTTGTTTATAGTTTGGAAAGTTCGATTCAAGCCACTTCAGCGCGCCAGCTTCGTCATTTTTATCTATGAAGCCCTCAAACTCATCCAGCTGTTCGTTGGTCATCCTCTCGGCTAGCTTCATACCAACTCGCATTTCCAGAGTTTCATAGATATGCGCAAGCATTCGATTCTTTTCTTCTGCAGGCAAATCTCCCAGACCAAGTTCTTTCAGCAGGTTATCGTCTAGCTTAAACATTGCGGTTCCTTTCTGTAGGTAATAATTGTATCAACTTATGCAATGAGTAGCACCAAGGCTGCACATACTAACACTATAATACCGGCTACAAAGCCCCTTACGATAGACTTTCTGTATAGTGAGGGAGTCGAAACATAGCTGCTACCCTGGGAAGGAGCAGGCATCGAGCCGCTTAGAGTTAACGGCGGAGCGGCTTGGGGAGGCGTGAAACCCTGCAAGCCCGGCTGTCTCAAGGGTGCGCCTGCGGCGATATCACCAACTTGTGATGCATAACCTTGAGCCACCTCATCCTGCCTCACCTCCTGACGCCTTTCTTGACGTAATGCCTCTGGCTCACCCCTGTCTGCAGCACTTAGTATCCTGTACCCTACCACTTCCGGCTGCTTCTTTACACCTTCCGTTACAAGCTCGTTCACAGAGACATTCTTTTCTAGATTTATCTCAGACTCAGGCTGGGCTCCAGAGTAGTAGTCAGCAACATCCGAAAAATCTTCAGAAGCCTCGGGTATGACAGGAGGCAAGCTTACTTCAGACGGCATGTAGCGATCATCTTCCATGGCAATTTTTTCTTATATCATATCTACAACGAACGAACAATTGTCTCTCTGGTGAAGGCTTCGATATGATCACCTTCTTGAAGATCCAAGCGTGCAGAAGTTTTAAGGCTTACTCCGCACATCTCACTCTCAAAGACTTCATTAGTGTCCTGTGGACCGCGCTTAAGATTGGTTATCTCAACCTCAGCTAACACTTCACCGTCCCTCAGGACCTTGGCCAAGGAGGGAGAGACAAGCTTACCCTTGGTAACCTCGCCACCGCAGATAATATCTGTCTTAGTGGATTTAAATATCCCACGCACCACCAACCGTCCAAGATCAGTTTCAACAATCTCAGGGGCAAGAAGCTCACCAAGCTCTCGCTTAACATCGTCGATCAATTCATAAATGACACTGTACAATCTAATCTGTATCCGGTCACGACTAGCAAGTTGCTTTATGCTAGTTGGCAGCGAGATGCTGAAGCCGTAGATGATAGCTCCACTTGTTTGTGCCAAATGGAGATCAGTGTCGTTAATATTACCTACTCCGGAACCCACAACTCGCACGGCAACCTCTTCGGTGTCGAGTGCCTTTAGGCTATCAAGCACAGAGGTAAGCGAACCTTGCACATCAGCTTTTACAACAATGTTTAGTTCTGTAACTTTGTTGGTTCTGTTTATTATCCGAATAAGTTCTGTGCTGTTGATGTGGCCATTGTTGCCATCTTTTCTCTGAGAAGCTGAGAGCTGGGAGGCCTGACGAGCAGCTTTTTCATCTTTTACAGCAACAAACTCATCGGCAAATTGGGGAAGAGTTTTGAATCCCGTAATGATGACTGGAGTAGAGGGGCCCGCCTCTTTAAGGGCCTTCCCATCCGCAGACTCAAGATTCCTTACCCGAGCATAACTGGAACCAGCTACGACAAAGTCTCCAGGACGTAGTCTGCCCGCCTCTACCAGTGCGATAGCAACTGGACCGCGCCCCTGCTCCATATGAGCCTCTATAACCAAACCGGCCGCTGGAACATCAGCGTCAGCCTTGAGCTCCTCAACGTCAGCGACCAACAAAACCATGTCGAGTAGATCGCTGATACCTGTCTTCTCTTTGGCCGAAACCTCTACTATAACCGTATCGCCGCCCCACTCTTCGACAAGCAGCTCCTGCTCGGCAAGCTGCTGCTTGATGCGATTGGTATCTGCACCCTCTTTGTCGATCTTGTTAATGGCCACGATCATCTTTACTCCAGCCTTGCGCGCAAAGCGGATGGCTTCAAGTGTCTGGGGCTTTATGCCGTCATCGGCGGCCACCACCAAAATAACCAAGTCAGTGAGCTGCGCACCGTGCTCTCTCAGGGCAGCAAAGGCTTCGTGGCCAGGAGTGTCTAGAAAAGTTATTGAACGTTTATTGTGCTCGATTTGGTAGGCAGATATGTGCTGAGTAATACCCCCAGCTTCGCCTTTTACAACTTGCGCGCCCCTTATGGCGTCCAGCAAACTTGTTTTGCCATGGTCCACGTGCCCCATTACAGCAACTACTGGTGGCCTGGATGCAGCCTTGTCGCTTGCCACCCGCTTTTCTCTGGGAGAAGCCTCTTTGGGGGCCTTCTTGACCAATTCGATGTCTAGGCTCAATTCGCCTACGATAATTTGAGCAGTATCAAAGTCAATCCGTTCATTAACGGTTGCCATAACACCATTCCTCATCAACTCGGTGATAAGTTTTGTAACCGGCAGCATCAGCTTCTCAGCTAGGTCGCCGACGGTGATATGATCTTCGATCTCGATTGTAGTCGCCATACCTAGCTCCTCTCTAGCCAATTACGGCCGGTTACTTTACATACCTATTTAGCTTCTTTGAGGCTCAAAGCAATCTTGCGACCTTCGGTGTCGATATCGAGCACCTTGAACTTCTTCTTTTCGTTAAGCTGAAAGATCTTTTCAGGATCTACACCTTCATCGTCACTCATCTCAGAAACATGCACCAAGGCCTCCACTGCCGGGCTCAGTTGTACGAATGCACCGAAGGGAGTAATCCGAGTAACTTTGCCTTCTACAATTTCGCCCTTTTTGAACACTTTAACTTCATGCAACCAGGGGTCTTCACTCATCTGCTTGAGGCTCAGTGACAGGCGATCTTTGTCGATAGCAATGATCTTTGCTTCAACCGTCTGACCAGTCTTGATGTAGTCACGAGGATCCTCAACCCGTTCCCAAGATATCTCGGAAATATGGATGAGGCCTTCTATGCCATCAACGTTTACAAATGCACCGAAGTCGATGACTCCAGTCACAACTCCCTCAACGACGTCACCAACCTTCAACTTTTCAAAGCGAGCTTGCATATCGTCTTTGACCGCCTCTTTCTCAGAGAAGATCAGTTTATTGTCTTTACGGCTTAGGTCTAAGATACGCACCCGAAGCACCTGATTCACCAGCTGGTTCAGTTTTTGCAGAATCTCATCCTTATCAGCACCAGATACTCGAGGATAGTGCCCTGCTGCAAGCTGGGATACGGGCAAAAAGCCGCGAATGCCTTCCAGTTCGATAAGTAAACCACCTCTGTTAGCATCGTAGGGGGTAATCTCGATGATTTCTTGTCCATCGAAGACGCGCTGTAACTCGTCCCATCCTCGATCTTTGGCTGCCCGACGCATACTCAAGAGAGCAAAGCCCTCGTCAAGCTCTGGGTCTACAACACTCGTAACAACGGTCTGACCCTGTTCGAGTTGTTGTCCATGACCAATCTCGCGACGCATAACAACGCCGACGCCATTGGCCCCCAGGTCTACCCACACTTCGTGTTTGTGTACCGAGGTTACGACACCTTCGATAACATCACCTGCTTTTAGCTGCTTGATATCTTCGGACGCTAGCAACTCGTCCATAGTAATGCTAGATTTTGACATGTTTTCCATGCCTCCTTAAAAATGTATTTCCGCCGAGCACTTAGACAGAGCCTCAAAAGTAGCTCCGTTAAGACACATAGTGGTTACAGACCATTATATCTGTTATTCCCTATTAGGTCAAAAGGTGCATATGCTACACTAATCGTAATGTACGGAGCTGTCGACATAGGGGGTACCAAAACGCTTATAGCCGTCTTCACTGAAGACGGATCTATCGTTGAGCAAGTCAAATTTCCCACCCCTAAAGATTACGCCTTATTCTCAAGCGAGTTGACAGCAAATGTTGAAAAATTATCAACAAAAGATTTCCAAAGAGCTGCAGTAGCGATACCAGGGACACCCGACCGACAAAACGGCATCGGGATAGTTTTTGGTAACCTCGACTGGACAAACATACCAATAGAGCAAGACGCTGAAAAAGCCTTCCATTGTCCAGTACAGATCGAGAACGATGCTAAGCTAGCCGCCCTATCTGAGGCAATACTGCTCAGAGACAAATTCCGGAAAGTTCTGTATGTAACGGTCAGCACCGGTATAGGTGGAGGGCTCGTTATAGACGGCTCTATCGACCCAAATTTTGAAGATATAGAACCTGGAAAGATGATCCTGGAGCATAACGGCCGGTTTGAGCAATGGGAAGATTTTGCCTCCGGGAGAGCAATAGTAGAAAAGTTCGGTAAACGTGCAGACGAGATTACCGACCCCAAGGCATGGTATATGATTGCACGAAACGTTGCCGTTGGACTTAACACACTGATTGCCAGCCTTGACCCAGAAGTTATCGTCATAGGTGGAGGAGTTGGTAGCAACCTAGAGAAATTTCAGGATCGACTCATAGAAGAACTCAGGATTTACGAGAACCCAATGACCCCCGTTCCGCCGATAGTAAAAGCAGCTCGAGCCGAGGAGGCCGTCATATACGGCTGCTACGAGCTTGTGAAAGCCCAACATGCAACAGTTGCTAGCTGAGCTACAAAATCGCCTACCACGGGTCTTATTTGAGGCAGGAGATGCCTTCTATTGGTCCCCCCAACACTCAAAAGTCGTATACAACCAAAGCCTTCCCCAGGACAGCCAGCCTAGCTGGTCATTGCTTCATGAAGCCGCCCACGCCATGCTTGATCACCAGTCCTACGCCTATGACCTTGAGTTAGTCTTACTCGAGGTTGAAGCTTGGAACAA is drawn from Verrucomicrobiia bacterium and contains these coding sequences:
- the fmt gene encoding methionyl-tRNA formyltransferase, producing the protein MSKTIVFFGNERIATGVTTHVPTLRGLIEAGYEVKAVVSNFEQGQSRKSRHLEIEEVCREHNIPLILSEKPMDILERLQDYNAAAGVLIAYGKIVPQKLIDIFPRGIINIHPSLLPLHRGPTPLESVILDGSAKTGVSVMKLVRAMDAGPIYAQSEVELVGNETKQELADTLLSVGLSMLLEVLPGILDGSIIALPQDEESATYDSLISKDHGAIDWNKPAANLEREIRAYAEWPRSRTTLANKDVIVTKAHATASSLPQSQPADIATVDGDIAIATSDGILHIERLQPAGKSEMTAQAFLAGHKHLL
- a CDS encoding DUF5663 domain-containing protein, with the translated sequence MFKLDDNLLKELGLGDLPAEEKNRMLAHIYETLEMRVGMKLAERMTNEQLDEFEGFIDKNDEAGALKWLESNFPNYKQVVADELAALKEEIRQAAPQIVAASVQAQQQLPPQQPPAAA
- the infB gene encoding translation initiation factor IF-2, giving the protein MATTIEIEDHITVGDLAEKLMLPVTKLITELMRNGVMATVNERIDFDTAQIIVGELSLDIELVKKAPKEASPREKRVASDKAASRPPVVAVMGHVDHGKTSLLDAIRGAQVVKGEAGGITQHISAYQIEHNKRSITFLDTPGHEAFAALREHGAQLTDLVILVVAADDGIKPQTLEAIRFARKAGVKMIVAINKIDKEGADTNRIKQQLAEQELLVEEWGGDTVIVEVSAKEKTGISDLLDMVLLVADVEELKADADVPAAGLVIEAHMEQGRGPVAIALVEAGRLRPGDFVVAGSSYARVRNLESADGKALKEAGPSTPVIITGFKTLPQFADEFVAVKDEKAARQASQLSASQRKDGNNGHINSTELIRIINRTNKVTELNIVVKADVQGSLTSVLDSLKALDTEEVAVRVVGSGVGNINDTDLHLAQTSGAIIYGFSISLPTSIKQLASRDRIQIRLYSVIYELIDDVKRELGELLAPEIVETDLGRLVVRGIFKSTKTDIICGGEVTKGKLVSPSLAKVLRDGEVLAEVEITNLKRGPQDTNEVFESEMCGVSLKTSARLDLQEGDHIEAFTRETIVRSL
- a CDS encoding S1 RNA-binding domain-containing protein gives rise to the protein MSKSSITMDELLASEDIKQLKAGDVIEGVVTSVHKHEVWVDLGANGVGVVMRREIGHGQQLEQGQTVVTSVVDPELDEGFALLSMRRAAKDRGWDELQRVFDGQEIIEITPYDANRGGLLIELEGIRGFLPVSQLAAGHYPRVSGADKDEILQKLNQLVNQVLRVRILDLSRKDNKLIFSEKEAVKDDMQARFEKLKVGDVVEGVVTGVIDFGAFVNVDGIEGLIHISEISWERVEDPRDYIKTGQTVEAKIIAIDKDRLSLSLKQMSEDPWLHEVKVFKKGEIVEGKVTRITPFGAFVQLSPAVEALVHVSEMSDDEGVDPEKIFQLNEKKKFKVLDIDTEGRKIALSLKEAK
- a CDS encoding ROK family protein; the protein is MYGAVDIGGTKTLIAVFTEDGSIVEQVKFPTPKDYALFSSELTANVEKLSTKDFQRAAVAIPGTPDRQNGIGIVFGNLDWTNIPIEQDAEKAFHCPVQIENDAKLAALSEAILLRDKFRKVLYVTVSTGIGGGLVIDGSIDPNFEDIEPGKMILEHNGRFEQWEDFASGRAIVEKFGKRADEITDPKAWYMIARNVAVGLNTLIASLDPEVIVIGGGVGSNLEKFQDRLIEELRIYENPMTPVPPIVKAARAEEAVIYGCYELVKAQHATVAS